The Girardinichthys multiradiatus isolate DD_20200921_A chromosome 9, DD_fGirMul_XY1, whole genome shotgun sequence genome segment TGTTCTGGTGAGACTGTTTCACGACCCAGGATGTGGTGGTACCACCTTAGCGATGCACGTGATGTGGGACCTCTGTCAGGAGTTCAGATGTGCTGTTCTGAAAGACAACACGGTGCCAAAAACAGAGGTGGCTAACCAAGTCCGACGTCTGATGAAGCTGGAAAGTGAGAGACCATCGCCGGTTCTGCTGATGGTCGATGActcaaaggaaaaagaaaacccatTTGATCTGCTGAACTGCATCCGCCAAGCTGTGGAGGATTTATCAGTCGTTCATCTGGATGATGCTCAAAACTGTAAAGTTATCATCCTCAACTGTGTTCGTTCCCATAACCCGGTAGAGCAATACAGACGGCACAACCAATCCCAAAACCAGCTGCTAACCGCCAAACTCAAGCCCCAAGAGCAGAAAGAGTTTGAAAAGAAACTTAAAGAGCTCAAAGAAACCCATGACAAACCTGAAAACTTCTACATCTTCATGTTCATGAAGAACAACTTTGACAGAAAATACACTAAAAATCTTGCTCATAACACACTGGAGAACTTTGACTTCAGCACCAAGAAGGCCAAACTCTTTTCCTTTCTGGCCTTACTCAACACATACGTTGCAAAATCAGAAATTGCTCTGTCTCTCTGTGAGGATTTCATTCAGATGAAGATGTTTCACTGGAAAGAAGACAGTGTTCTAGATAGAATGAAGCCATATTCCAACTTTCTCATCATAGACTCAGTTGATGAATGGGGTGGATACAAAGGAATCAGAATCCTTCATCATGCAATAGCATCTGCCTGTCTGGAAGAGCTGGAGAGAAGTTATTCCCTGAAAGTCAGTGATATTGTGACTGAAATCCTCCATTATGACCTGTTCTTCAGTGTTAGAGTTGTTAAACAAAGACTGATGCTTTCAATTCAACGAATGTTGATAGAAAGGCAGCAGAAGAAAGATGGAGAGGAGAGGGAACCATTTTCTCCTCTTGTTAATAAAATCCACAGCCAGCAAGGAAGACAAACTGTCCAGGAAATCTTTGTGAAAGCCTCTTCTAGGTTTGAGACGAGTTTATCCATTCCTCAGGCATTGGCAAGATATTTGTACATCAATGTGCAGGACTTTCCAGAGGCCATAAAATGGGCTGAGAAAGCTAAGAACATTAAGGAAAACCCTTACACCGTTGACACAATTGGACAAATTCACAAAAGCAACCTGAGGTCTAACATTgacagagaaaagcagaacacTTCACACAACCCAGAAGATCTGcacaaaaacattgaaatagcCAAGAATGGCTGGAAAGCTTTCCGAAGGGCTCAGGAACTGTCAGATGTTGAGAATGAAACAGAAGAAGAAGCTCCTGATGATGACTCAGAGGACTATCCCAGAAGGTCCTACAACATTAAAGGCTATGTGAGTATTCTGGAAATCTCCTTCCTGGTCTTTGAGATTCTGAGCAGGTTACCTTTCTTTGAAAAACACGATCAGTTGAAAAAACACTACTTAAAAAGTTTCCTTAAAGGCGGGATCCCAATCAACAACGTCCACACAGAGAACAGCAACATCAACAGCAGATACGTTGAGATCATCAGAGAACATGAGCTGTTTCTCCTCAAACTGAAATCTGAAGTCAAAgaaatttttgattttttgaacTCTTATTTCACCTACATTAAACAGAACCCCGAACTGGACACACTGAATCACAGAATAGTGAGTGATCATTTTAAGAAATATGTGGATCTTTTTTGTGAAACTGCAGATGAAAGGAGAAaagaacaggaaaataaaaccaacctcagCCTGAAATTGGACGTTGAAGAATGTAAACAGTTACTGGAGAGGAACCAAGCAGATACTTTCTCAGGAATCCTTCAGTACTTGGACAAACCTCCTGAGGAGATAGAGCGGATCACTCAATGCTATTCATTTTTACTGCAAAACAATGAgagacattttaaaactaaaatcaatTACATTATGTCCAATATAGTTCTTTACCACCTAA includes the following:
- the LOC124873243 gene encoding sterile alpha motif domain-containing protein 9-like isoform X2, producing MGVRRLYWSQETFWKKSTSVNLFASWKEVWFFWFDTGLLEQSCLPRDIMKKEANQGDKLKTLITCGGNTLDSYDRFVIVVNKSSPEQIQYLHFLSKLKLFCVLDFDSDSVALGGLCHSYRESRVANLHLPSQFQGQTETVIKELNLYLQTSWVFCNGRHDLDGNRNNELDYRNWLRKTCRDVEQLVSLICNPDVFLNGRCLIIFLLLSPVDTEKDPVFDTYKSFIKHTEECNIISICESQSTYLKWRELIKEKCDFDIEHLSINELTLSEINGTIMGLGPVTQSSPRLLPSCGSSAVMLKQKDEDLLTALDVLCLNQCENIYDESSSEFHDFRIKVEEEFYRGAKVQWWNFYFCDKDTEKPFIKRDKYDNMKKMIRSERTHSSNTCVLVRLFHDPGCGGTTLAMHVMWDLCQEFRCAVLKDNTVPKTEVANQVRRLMKLESERPSPVLLMVDDSKEKENPFDLLNCIRQAVEDLSVVHLDDAQNCKVIILNCVRSHNPVEQYRRHNQSQNQLLTAKLKPQEQKEFEKKLKELKETHDKPENFYIFMFMKNNFDRKYTKNLAHNTLENFDFSTKKAKLFSFLALLNTYVAKSEIALSLCEDFIQMKMFHWKEDSVLDRMKPYSNFLIIDSVDEWGGYKGIRILHHAIASACLEELERSYSLKVSDIVTEILHYDLFFSVRVVKQRLMLSIQRMLIERQQKKDGEEREPFSPLVNKIHSQQGRQTVQEIFVKASSRFETSLSIPQALARYLYINVQDFPEAIKWAEKAKNIKENPYTVDTIGQIHKSNLRSNIDREKQNTSHNPEDLHKNIEIAKNGWKAFRRAQELSDVENETEEEAPDDDSEDYPRRSYNIKGYVSILEISFLVFEILSRLPFFEKHDQLKKHYLKSFLKGGIPINNVHTENSNINSRYVEIIREHELFLLKLKSEVKEIFDFLNSYFTYIKQNPELDTLNHRIVSDHFKKYVDLFCETADERRKEQENKTNLSLKLDVEECKQLLERNQADTFSGILQYLDKPPEEIERITQCYSFLLQNNERHFKTKINYIMSNIVLYHLKARSKYVKKYRDLCALLKDVLQQVTPRFPSQIHIFWLCCYSGRILQKNPVI